A segment of the Longimicrobium terrae genome:
TTGCCCTGGCCGAGGTGCTGGTGGCGATGGTGATTCTGGCCGTGGGGCTCATGGCGCTGGAGTCACTGGCCATCGGCGCGGCCCGCCGCATCACCATGGCGAACTTCGCCACCGAGTACACGCTGATCGGGTCCGAGCGGATGGAAACGGCGCTGACCGCGGCCCGCGGTGGTACGCCGCCGGTCACCAGCACCACCACGCTGGCCGAC
Coding sequences within it:
- a CDS encoding type IV pilus modification PilV family protein, whose protein sequence is MRLTQRALPAGRDGFALAEVLVAMVILAVGLMALESLAIGAARRITMANFATEYTLIGSERMETALTAARGGTPPVTSTTTLADGTRVDQDVTPTVLGGVGGTLYQVRITVTPGALANARVRIAPVVLTGRVVR